One Nomascus leucogenys isolate Asia chromosome 22a, Asia_NLE_v1, whole genome shotgun sequence DNA segment encodes these proteins:
- the LOC100584415 gene encoding glutathione S-transferase A1 isoform X2, with the protein MYIEGVADLGEMILLLPICPPEEKDAKLASIKEKIKNRYFPAFEKVLKSHGQDYLVGNKLSRADIHLVEVLYYVEELDSSLISSFPLLKALKTRISNLPTVKKFLQPGSPRKPPMDAKSLEEARKIFRF; encoded by the exons AGCAGATTTGGGCGAAATGATCCTCCTTCTGCCCATATGTCCACCTGAGGAAAAAGATGCCAAACTTGCCTccatcaaagagaaaataaaaaatcgcTACTTCCCTGCCTTTGAAAAA GTCTTAAAGAGCCACGGACAAGACTACCTTGTTGGCAACAAGCTGAGCCGGGCTGACATTCATCTGGTGGAAGTTCTCTACTACGTCGAGGAGCTTGACTCCAGTCTTATCTCCAGCTTCCCTCTGCTGAAG GCCCTGAAAACCAGAATCAGCAACCTGCCCACGGTGAAGAAGTTTCTGCAGCCTGGCAGCCCAAGGAAGCCTCCCATGGATGCGAAATCTTTAGAAGAAGCAAGGAAGATTTTCAGGTTTTAA